From the Bacillus tuaregi genome, one window contains:
- the efp gene encoding elongation factor P, whose translation MISVNDFRTGLTIEVDGGIWRVLDFQHVKPGKGAAFVRSKLRNLRTGAIQEKTFRAGEKVAKAQIDNRRMQYLYANGDQHVFMDQESYDQIELAAASIEYELKFLKENMEVHIMLYQGETLGVELPNTVELEVTETEPGIKGDTASGGTKPATLETGLIVQVPFFVNQGDRLIINTTDGSYVSRA comes from the coding sequence ATGATTTCAGTAAACGATTTTCGTACAGGCTTAACAATTGAAGTGGATGGAGGAATCTGGCGTGTATTAGATTTCCAACATGTTAAACCAGGTAAAGGTGCAGCGTTTGTTCGCTCTAAGCTTCGTAACTTACGAACAGGGGCTATCCAAGAAAAAACGTTCCGTGCAGGTGAAAAAGTAGCAAAAGCTCAAATTGATAACCGTAGAATGCAGTACCTTTATGCAAACGGGGATCAACATGTGTTTATGGACCAAGAGTCATATGATCAAATTGAATTAGCAGCAGCAAGCATTGAGTATGAATTAAAGTTCTTGAAAGAAAATATGGAAGTACATATTATGTTATACCAAGGTGAGACGCTTGGTGTTGAGCTTCCAAACACAGTGGAATTAGAAGTGACAGAAACAGAACCAGGAATAAAAGGTGATACTGCTTCTGGCGGTACCAAGCCAGCGACACTTGAAACAGGTCTGATTGTTCAAGTACCATTCTTTGTTAACCAAGGTGATCGTTTAATCATCAATACAACTGATGGAAGCTATGTATCAAGAGCTTAA
- a CDS encoding M24 family metallopeptidase — protein MEKLDKLRAAIEIQGLDGILITSPYNRRYVSNFTGSAGVVLISLDKAVFITDFRYVVQASKQCEGFDIVQQQKSMSDEIANQVTSLAIKKLGFEQDYVTYSTFKEFESVIQAELVPVSGMIEKLRLIKSEAEIKILKEAAEIADAAFTHILQFIQPGVSELEISNELEFFMRKAGATSSSFDTIVASGYRSALPHGVASDKLIEIGDLVTLDFGAYYHGYVSDITRTIAVGEPDAKLKEIYDIVLEAQKLGVAGIKPGMSGKEADALTRDYITAKGYGEYFGHSTGHGIGLEVHEGPALSLKSDLVLEPGMVVTVEPGIYIPGLGGVRIEDDTVITPKGNETLTHSEKELIVL, from the coding sequence TTGGAAAAACTAGACAAACTCCGTGCTGCGATTGAAATTCAAGGATTGGACGGTATCTTAATTACGAGTCCATATAATCGGCGCTATGTATCAAATTTCACTGGATCTGCAGGCGTTGTGCTTATTAGTCTTGATAAAGCCGTTTTTATTACCGATTTCCGTTATGTTGTACAAGCATCAAAGCAGTGTGAAGGCTTTGATATTGTCCAGCAACAGAAAAGTATGTCTGATGAAATTGCAAACCAGGTAACCTCGCTTGCGATTAAAAAGCTCGGTTTTGAACAAGACTATGTTACATACTCCACCTTTAAAGAGTTTGAGTCGGTCATTCAGGCTGAACTAGTTCCTGTTTCAGGGATGATAGAAAAATTACGCTTGATTAAGAGTGAAGCAGAGATTAAGATATTAAAGGAAGCGGCCGAGATTGCGGATGCGGCCTTTACTCATATTTTACAATTTATTCAACCTGGAGTGTCTGAGCTGGAGATTTCGAATGAATTGGAGTTCTTTATGAGAAAAGCAGGCGCTACTTCATCTTCCTTTGATACGATTGTGGCTTCAGGATATCGTTCTGCCCTCCCGCACGGTGTTGCTTCAGATAAGCTGATTGAAATAGGCGATTTGGTTACGCTTGATTTCGGCGCCTATTATCATGGATATGTTTCAGATATCACTCGTACCATAGCAGTGGGTGAACCTGATGCAAAATTAAAAGAAATTTATGATATTGTATTAGAAGCACAAAAACTTGGTGTTGCTGGTATTAAGCCAGGTATGAGCGGGAAGGAAGCCGATGCTCTTACAAGGGATTATATAACCGCAAAAGGCTATGGTGAGTATTTTGGTCATTCGACAGGACATGGAATTGGACTGGAAGTACACGAAGGTCCAGCTCTTTCACTAAAGTCGGACCTTGTTCTTGAACCAGGCATGGTCGTAACCGTTGAACCGGGAATTTATATTCCGGGACTTGGCGGTGTTCGGATTGAAGATGATACCGTAATTACACCTAAAGGGAATGAAACGCTGACCCATTCAGAAAAAGAACTCATTGTACTATAA
- a CDS encoding YqhR family membrane protein — protein MADEKLSREEMKEKPMSFMTLVVLTGLIGGIIFACLGYLAYIFSFTEIPPRVILEPWALGDWKKGWLGTVIAIILIGVLSIVAALLYYATLRKFNNIWVGIAYGIVLFLLVFFVLNPIFPGIRPINKIDLNTIITSICLYSLFGLFVGYTISYEENEIRSSKKEEEASSA, from the coding sequence ATGGCTGATGAAAAGCTTTCGAGAGAGGAAATGAAGGAAAAACCAATGTCGTTTATGACGCTTGTTGTTTTAACTGGATTAATCGGCGGGATTATTTTTGCTTGTTTAGGATACCTTGCGTATATCTTTAGTTTTACAGAAATTCCGCCGCGCGTCATTTTAGAACCATGGGCACTTGGAGATTGGAAAAAAGGCTGGCTAGGAACGGTAATTGCAATTATTTTAATTGGAGTTCTTTCAATCGTTGCAGCTCTGCTATATTATGCAACCTTAAGAAAGTTCAACAATATATGGGTCGGAATTGCCTATGGAATTGTACTTTTTCTACTTGTGTTTTTTGTGTTAAATCCGATTTTTCCGGGAATTCGTCCTATTAATAAGATCGATTTAAACACTATTATTACTTCAATTTGCTTGTACTCGTTGTTTGGGTTATTTGTGGGCTATACCATTTCCTATGAGGAAAATGAAATTCGCAGCAGTAAAAAGGAAGAAGAAGCATCAAGTGCATAA
- a CDS encoding SA1362 family protein — protein sequence MAFLKNRISFYIVIGLIVLAVIGVASNLYTNPAGFFKGIAVMLVIGAVIFFLVRSFHKPSPAKREQRAFVKAAKRSVKRQNQKEPSQPKKKTGNLTSIKKLRARKNHSNPQLTVIEGKKGKKKNRASFF from the coding sequence GTGGCTTTCTTGAAAAATCGGATTTCGTTCTATATTGTTATTGGGCTAATTGTTTTAGCAGTCATTGGGGTAGCATCTAATCTCTATACAAATCCTGCCGGTTTTTTCAAAGGAATTGCTGTCATGCTCGTGATTGGAGCTGTTATTTTCTTTCTGGTAAGGAGCTTTCATAAACCAAGCCCTGCTAAACGTGAGCAACGCGCTTTTGTTAAAGCTGCAAAAAGATCTGTAAAAAGACAGAATCAGAAGGAACCTAGTCAGCCAAAGAAAAAAACAGGCAACCTAACATCCATCAAAAAATTGAGGGCCAGAAAGAATCACTCAAATCCTCAGCTAACAGTAATTGAAGGAAAAAAAGGGAAAAAGAAAAACCGAGCCTCATTCTTTTGA
- a CDS encoding patatin-like phospholipase family protein encodes MYIDGVFSGGGIRGIALIGAIEEIEKRGYQFARVAGSSAGAIIAAFLAAGYKSKEIFELVDEMDLKNLLDERKSFLPFSLTKWVGLYWTLGLYKGDALEVWLENVLAKKGLQTFSDLPQQKLRFIASDITNGRLLVIPDDLEKYGLDPKHFPIARAIRMSCSIPYFFEPVRLKVDRETSIIVDGGVLSNFPIWLFEDEHNQRERPIIGIKLSPKMDDVPKNKIENAIQLFKALFETMKDAHDARHISSKQEKDIIFIPSDGVFATEFDLNDEMKQRLVQQGRECAIRFFNNWRYDRKFKVI; translated from the coding sequence ATGTATATAGATGGTGTTTTTTCTGGAGGAGGTATTAGGGGAATTGCTTTAATTGGGGCAATTGAGGAAATTGAGAAACGAGGCTATCAATTTGCTCGTGTGGCTGGTTCCAGCGCCGGTGCGATTATTGCTGCCTTTTTGGCAGCGGGCTACAAAAGTAAAGAAATCTTTGAATTGGTTGATGAGATGGACTTGAAAAATCTATTGGATGAACGTAAGTCCTTTCTGCCATTTTCATTAACAAAATGGGTCGGCTTATATTGGACACTTGGATTATATAAAGGTGATGCTCTTGAAGTCTGGCTGGAGAATGTATTAGCAAAAAAGGGGTTACAGACTTTTTCAGATTTGCCACAGCAGAAGCTACGCTTCATTGCTTCTGATATAACAAATGGCAGGCTACTAGTTATTCCTGATGATCTTGAAAAATATGGCCTAGACCCGAAACACTTTCCCATTGCAAGAGCGATTCGAATGAGCTGCAGCATTCCTTATTTCTTCGAACCAGTTCGATTAAAGGTAGATCGTGAAACCAGTATTATTGTCGATGGTGGTGTATTAAGTAACTTTCCTATTTGGTTGTTTGAAGATGAGCATAATCAAAGAGAACGGCCGATTATTGGAATCAAGCTTAGTCCTAAAATGGATGACGTGCCTAAAAATAAAATTGAAAATGCGATTCAGTTATTTAAGGCCTTATTTGAAACGATGAAGGATGCACATGATGCCCGACACATATCAAGCAAACAGGAAAAGGACATTATTTTTATTCCGTCAGATGGCGTGTTTGCGACGGAATTCGATTTAAATGATGAAATGAAACAACGGCTCGTCCAGCAGGGAAGAGAGTGTGCAATTAGGTTTTTTAACAACTGGAGATATGATCGAAAGTTTAAAGTAATCTGA
- a CDS encoding HNH endonuclease: MKKQCKKCNQIKDLSCFGKRTDSKDGYRHDCKECVSQRVKIWGKNNFWRNRAKSFNNGSGRRNGKAGNSIRSSEPISEIDLERLYEKTPYCHYCKVPLEKEEIVFEHKIPLSRGGKHCIQNVCVSCHDCNQLKGTRTEEEFLKFIYHYIARFR; the protein is encoded by the coding sequence ATGAAAAAGCAATGTAAAAAGTGCAATCAAATAAAAGATTTGAGTTGTTTCGGAAAGCGAACAGACAGCAAAGATGGTTATAGACATGATTGTAAAGAGTGTGTATCTCAAAGAGTAAAGATTTGGGGAAAAAATAATTTTTGGAGGAATCGAGCAAAGTCCTTCAATAATGGATCTGGCAGAAGAAACGGAAAAGCTGGAAACAGTATAAGAAGCTCCGAACCTATATCAGAAATTGATTTAGAACGACTCTATGAGAAAACTCCTTATTGCCATTACTGTAAAGTTCCACTCGAAAAAGAGGAAATCGTCTTTGAGCATAAAATACCTCTCAGCAGAGGTGGTAAGCACTGTATACAGAATGTCTGTGTAAGCTGTCATGATTGCAATCAACTTAAAGGCACAAGAACTGAAGAAGAATTTCTAAAGTTCATATATCATTACATTGCAAGATTTCGTTAA
- a CDS encoding lipoate--protein ligase family protein: protein MEEVWRFIDSGNGSAAFNMALDEALLEWNSKGEIPPVIRFYGWSPATLSIGYFQKVEKEINMEAVREQKLGFVRRPTGGRAVLHEHELTYSVIVPEEHPKMPRSVTEAYRVISEGILKGFHQLGLEAYFAVPKTSEERDTLKNPRSAVCFDAPSWYELVVEGRKVAGSAQTRQKGVILQHGSILLDLDEDKLFNLFKYSNDRVKERMQKAFKSKAVAVNDISSETVSIEQAKKAFKAGFEEGLNIRLEPYELTPAELDYVNKIASERYENDEWNFMR, encoded by the coding sequence ATGGAGGAAGTATGGAGATTTATTGATTCTGGCAATGGTTCAGCAGCCTTTAACATGGCTCTTGATGAGGCCTTGCTCGAATGGAATAGCAAAGGTGAAATTCCTCCGGTTATCCGGTTTTATGGTTGGAGCCCTGCAACTCTTTCTATCGGCTATTTTCAAAAAGTAGAGAAAGAAATAAATATGGAAGCAGTAAGAGAGCAAAAGCTTGGCTTTGTGCGGCGCCCAACTGGCGGCAGGGCCGTTCTGCATGAGCATGAGTTAACCTATAGTGTCATCGTGCCGGAAGAACATCCGAAAATGCCGCGTTCGGTAACGGAAGCCTACCGGGTCATTTCGGAAGGGATTCTAAAAGGATTTCATCAGCTTGGCTTGGAGGCTTATTTTGCTGTTCCGAAAACCTCGGAAGAACGTGATACATTAAAGAATCCTCGATCTGCTGTATGCTTTGATGCGCCAAGCTGGTATGAGCTTGTCGTTGAAGGTCGAAAAGTTGCAGGTAGTGCACAAACAAGACAAAAAGGTGTCATTCTCCAACATGGTTCCATCCTGCTTGACTTGGATGAGGACAAGCTGTTCAATTTGTTTAAATATTCTAATGACCGTGTGAAGGAACGGATGCAGAAGGCCTTTAAAAGCAAGGCAGTGGCTGTCAACGATATCAGTTCTGAAACAGTATCCATTGAACAGGCGAAGAAGGCATTTAAAGCTGGTTTTGAAGAGGGCTTAAATATACGACTTGAGCCCTATGAGCTGACTCCAGCTGAGTTAGATTATGTGAATAAAATTGCTTCTGAACGCTATGAAAATGATGAGTGGAACTTTATGAGATAG
- a CDS encoding rhodanese-like domain-containing protein — MDTLYFLLILIAASLIYIAYNWLKQRKILKTLTEEQFREGYRKAQLIDVREPNEFENGHILGSRNIPLSQLKMRMKELRPDKPVYLYCQNGTRSARAAQFLYKKGYKDLSHLQGGFKKWTGRIKTK; from the coding sequence TTGGATACACTTTATTTCCTGCTCATTCTTATTGCTGCTTCACTCATTTATATTGCTTATAATTGGCTTAAGCAGCGAAAAATACTCAAAACACTAACGGAAGAACAATTCCGTGAAGGATACCGAAAGGCACAGCTGATTGATGTCCGTGAACCAAATGAATTTGAAAATGGTCATATTTTAGGTTCTAGAAATATTCCTCTTTCACAGCTAAAAATGCGCATGAAAGAATTACGTCCTGATAAGCCTGTCTATCTATACTGTCAAAATGGAACAAGAAGTGCCCGTGCTGCCCAATTCCTGTACAAAAAGGGCTATAAAGACCTTTCCCATTTACAGGGTGGCTTTAAAAAATGGACAGGCAGAATTAAAACAAAGTAA
- the gcvPB gene encoding aminomethyl-transferring glycine dehydrogenase subunit GcvPB gives MNKQNQPLIFESSTPERIGYSLPEVDVPEVDLENLIPAEYMRELEPELPEVSELDIMRHYTALSKRNHGLDSGFYPLGSCTMKYNPKINEAVARMDGFAHVHPLQDESTVQGALELMYDLQEHLVEITGMDAVTLQSAAGAHGEWTGLMMIRAFHEANGDYGRVKVIVPDSAHGTNPASAGVAGFETVTVKSNEKGLVDLADLRRVVGKDTAALMLTNPNTLGLFEENILEMAKIVHDAGGKLYYDGANLNAVLSKARPGDMGFDVVHLNLHKTFTGPHGGGGPGSGPVGVKAELIPFLPKPVVTRAADHYLLDYDRPQSIGRVKPYYGNFGINVRAYTYIRSMGPDGLKAVTENAVLNANYMMRRLAPYYDLPYDRHCKHEFVLSGRRQKKLGVRTLDIAKRLLDFGYHPPTIYFPLNVEECMMIEPTETESKETLDSFIEAMIQIAKEAETNPEIVQEAPHTTVVSRLDETLAARKPVLRYKKEE, from the coding sequence ATGAATAAACAAAATCAACCATTAATATTTGAAAGCAGTACACCTGAACGAATCGGTTATAGTCTTCCTGAAGTCGATGTTCCAGAAGTTGATCTAGAAAACTTGATACCGGCTGAATATATGCGTGAGCTTGAGCCAGAGCTTCCTGAGGTTTCCGAACTCGATATTATGCGCCATTATACGGCATTATCAAAAAGAAATCATGGACTTGATTCAGGATTCTACCCGCTTGGCTCTTGTACAATGAAATATAATCCAAAAATAAATGAAGCAGTTGCTCGTATGGATGGCTTTGCCCACGTTCACCCATTGCAGGATGAATCTACCGTACAAGGAGCACTGGAATTAATGTATGATCTACAAGAGCATCTCGTTGAGATTACGGGGATGGATGCAGTAACACTACAATCTGCAGCCGGAGCTCATGGTGAGTGGACGGGTCTCATGATGATTCGTGCCTTTCATGAGGCGAACGGTGATTATGGAAGAGTGAAAGTAATCGTTCCTGATTCTGCCCACGGAACGAATCCAGCCTCCGCAGGGGTGGCAGGCTTTGAAACTGTAACCGTTAAATCAAATGAAAAGGGTCTTGTTGATTTAGCTGATTTAAGAAGAGTGGTTGGGAAGGATACAGCAGCATTGATGCTGACAAATCCAAATACGCTCGGATTATTTGAGGAAAATATTCTTGAAATGGCGAAAATTGTCCACGATGCCGGAGGAAAGCTTTATTATGATGGCGCAAATTTAAATGCCGTTTTATCTAAAGCGCGTCCGGGTGATATGGGATTTGATGTTGTTCATTTAAATCTTCATAAGACCTTTACGGGACCGCATGGCGGTGGCGGTCCGGGTTCAGGTCCAGTTGGAGTGAAGGCCGAGCTGATTCCATTTTTACCAAAGCCGGTCGTCACAAGGGCTGCGGACCATTATTTGCTTGATTATGATCGACCACAATCAATAGGTCGTGTGAAGCCTTATTATGGTAATTTTGGGATTAATGTTCGTGCTTACACCTATATTCGTTCAATGGGCCCTGATGGCTTGAAGGCGGTAACCGAAAATGCTGTTTTGAATGCCAATTATATGATGAGGAGATTAGCTCCATACTATGATTTACCATACGATAGACATTGTAAGCATGAGTTTGTCTTAAGTGGTAGGCGTCAGAAAAAGCTGGGTGTCCGAACGCTTGATATTGCTAAACGTCTCTTAGATTTCGGCTATCATCCGCCGACAATTTATTTCCCACTCAATGTTGAGGAATGTATGATGATTGAGCCAACAGAAACGGAATCAAAAGAAACATTAGACAGCTTTATTGAGGCGATGATTCAGATTGCGAAAGAGGCTGAAACCAATCCTGAAATCGTTCAGGAAGCTCCACATACAACGGTTGTCAGCAGATTAGATGAAACGCTAGCTGCACGTAAGCCTGTCCTACGCTATAAAAAAGAAGAATAA
- the gcvPA gene encoding aminomethyl-transferring glycine dehydrogenase subunit GcvPA: MKHRYLPMTEKDQKAMLEAIGAASVDELFSDIPEQVRFKGEYQLKKAKSESALLKELSQLSAKNADLRRNTSFLGAGVYDHYIPVIVDHVISRSEFYTAYTPYQPEISQGELQAIFEFQTMICELTGMDVANSSMYDGGTALAEAAMLASGHTRRNRLLVSSTVHPEARAVLNTYAKGQRLEVVEIPANNGLTDISALEELLSEEVAAVMVQYPNFFGGIEPLKKIEELAHKDKSLFVVSSNPLSLGVLTPPGHFGADIVVGDTQVFGIPGAYGGPHCGYFAVTNKLMRKIPGRLVGQTVDEEGRRGFVLTLQAREQHIRREKATSNICSNQALNALASSVAMTAFGKKGLREMAVANIQKANYAKNKLKEAGANIVFEGPIFNEFVVKLTKPVKEVNQQLVNKNIIGGYDLGRDYPELSNHMLIAVTELRTKEEIDIFVAELGDYHE; encoded by the coding sequence ATGAAGCATCGTTATTTACCGATGACAGAAAAGGATCAAAAAGCAATGTTGGAAGCGATTGGAGCAGCTTCTGTTGATGAATTGTTTAGCGATATTCCTGAACAGGTCCGTTTTAAAGGAGAATATCAGCTGAAAAAGGCAAAGTCTGAATCAGCACTTTTAAAGGAACTGTCGCAACTATCAGCTAAAAATGCAGACTTGCGTAGAAATACATCGTTCCTGGGTGCCGGGGTTTATGATCATTATATTCCTGTAATCGTTGACCATGTTATCTCTCGTTCAGAATTTTATACAGCCTATACACCCTACCAGCCAGAAATTTCTCAAGGTGAACTGCAGGCTATCTTTGAATTCCAAACAATGATTTGTGAGCTAACCGGAATGGATGTAGCAAACTCATCTATGTACGATGGGGGGACTGCATTAGCAGAAGCTGCGATGCTGGCTTCTGGACATACCCGTAGAAATAGATTATTGGTGTCCAGCACAGTACATCCAGAAGCTAGAGCGGTATTAAACACCTATGCAAAAGGACAGAGGCTTGAGGTAGTTGAAATTCCAGCTAATAATGGTTTAACCGATATATCTGCACTTGAAGAACTGCTTAGTGAAGAGGTAGCGGCCGTGATGGTTCAATACCCTAACTTCTTTGGCGGAATTGAACCATTGAAAAAAATAGAGGAACTGGCACATAAGGATAAATCACTATTTGTTGTTTCGAGCAATCCTCTATCCTTAGGTGTTCTTACTCCACCCGGACATTTTGGAGCAGACATTGTTGTAGGCGATACACAGGTGTTTGGTATTCCGGGGGCTTACGGTGGACCGCACTGCGGCTATTTTGCCGTTACGAATAAGCTGATGCGAAAAATTCCAGGCCGATTGGTTGGGCAAACAGTGGATGAAGAAGGTCGTAGAGGCTTTGTCTTGACATTACAGGCACGTGAGCAGCATATTCGCCGCGAGAAGGCAACATCGAATATCTGCTCTAATCAGGCACTTAATGCATTAGCATCGTCGGTTGCGATGACTGCATTTGGGAAAAAGGGTCTTCGGGAAATGGCTGTAGCCAATATTCAAAAAGCGAATTATGCTAAAAATAAGCTGAAGGAAGCAGGAGCCAATATTGTGTTTGAAGGGCCGATTTTTAATGAATTTGTTGTGAAGCTCACAAAGCCTGTTAAGGAAGTGAATCAACAGCTGGTCAATAAAAACATCATTGGCGGCTATGATCTAGGTCGTGATTACCCAGAGCTGTCTAATCATATGCTGATTGCTGTTACGGAATTAAGAACAAAGGAAGAAATTGATATTTTTGTGGCAGAATTGGGGGATTATCATGAATAA
- the gcvT gene encoding glycine cleavage system aminomethyltransferase GcvT, which translates to MTELKRTPLYRVYKEYGAKTIDFGGWELPVQFSSIKEEHEAVRTKAGLFDVSHMGEITVRGPGSLSYLQKMMTNDISKIKNGTAQYNAMCYDNGGTVDDLLVYKLAEDDYLLVVNAANTEKDYKWLLEHLDEGVVLENISQHMAQLALQGPLAEKILEPLVPDVKLTEVRPFGIQNQVVVAGKQATLSRTGYTGEDGFEIYCKPEDAEDLWRAILIAGSEYGIRPIGLGARDTLRFEAKLALYGQELSQDITPLEAGIGFAVKLDKEAEFIGKSALKKQKDSGLPRRIVGIEMIDRGIPRHGYRVFVDEKEIGFITTGTQSPTLKRNIGLALLQTEQAVLGNEVFVEIRGKRLKAKIVKTPFYKRVQ; encoded by the coding sequence ATGACTGAATTAAAACGAACACCTCTTTACCGTGTTTATAAGGAATATGGGGCGAAAACTATTGATTTTGGTGGATGGGAGCTCCCAGTTCAGTTTTCTAGTATAAAGGAGGAGCATGAAGCCGTAAGAACAAAGGCTGGGTTATTTGATGTTTCTCATATGGGGGAAATAACCGTTAGAGGTCCTGGAAGTCTGTCGTACCTGCAAAAAATGATGACGAATGACATCAGCAAAATCAAGAATGGTACTGCTCAATATAATGCCATGTGCTATGACAATGGTGGGACAGTGGATGATTTACTTGTTTATAAGCTTGCAGAGGACGATTATTTACTTGTTGTAAATGCGGCAAATACTGAAAAGGATTACAAATGGCTTTTAGAGCATCTAGATGAGGGTGTGGTGCTTGAAAATATTTCACAGCACATGGCCCAATTAGCACTACAAGGACCGCTGGCAGAAAAGATTCTTGAACCATTAGTACCTGATGTTAAATTAACTGAGGTTCGCCCGTTTGGAATTCAAAATCAAGTAGTGGTTGCTGGGAAGCAGGCTACGCTTTCACGAACAGGCTATACTGGTGAAGACGGCTTTGAAATCTATTGTAAGCCTGAGGATGCTGAGGATTTATGGCGAGCAATCTTAATAGCTGGCAGTGAATATGGCATCCGTCCTATTGGTTTGGGTGCCCGTGATACATTACGGTTTGAAGCGAAGCTTGCCTTATATGGTCAAGAGCTTTCCCAGGACATTACTCCGCTTGAAGCCGGAATTGGCTTTGCTGTGAAACTGGATAAAGAAGCAGAATTTATTGGGAAATCCGCCCTGAAGAAGCAAAAGGATTCCGGTCTACCAAGACGAATTGTAGGTATTGAAATGATTGATCGTGGGATACCTCGCCATGGTTATCGTGTTTTTGTTGATGAAAAGGAAATCGGTTTCATAACTACCGGTACGCAATCTCCTACATTAAAGAGAAATATTGGTCTCGCGTTATTACAGACGGAGCAGGCTGTTCTTGGGAACGAAGTATTTGTAGAAATTCGTGGTAAACGCTTAAAAGCGAAGATTGTCAAAACACCTTTCTATAAAAGAGTGCAGTAA